In Bosea vestrisii, the following are encoded in one genomic region:
- the mce gene encoding methylmalonyl-CoA epimerase has protein sequence MIGRLNHVAIAVKDLAASTALYRDTLGARVSQPLPQPEHGVTVVFVELPNTKVELLEPMGADSPIAKFLERNADGGIHHICYEVDDILAARDRLKAQGARVLGSGEPRIGAHGKPVLFLHPKDFCGTLVELEQA, from the coding sequence ATGATCGGACGCCTCAACCACGTCGCCATCGCCGTGAAGGATCTCGCAGCCTCGACCGCGCTCTATCGCGATACGCTCGGCGCCCGCGTCTCGCAGCCGCTGCCGCAGCCGGAGCACGGCGTCACCGTGGTGTTCGTCGAACTGCCGAACACCAAGGTCGAGCTGCTGGAGCCGATGGGCGCAGATTCGCCGATCGCCAAGTTTCTCGAACGCAACGCCGATGGCGGCATCCATCATATCTGCTACGAGGTCGACGACATCCTTGCCGCGCGCGACCGGCTGAAGGCGCAGGGCGCGCGCGTGCTCGGCTCCGGCGAGCCGCGCATCGGCGCCCATGGCAAGCCCGTGCTCTTCCTGCACCCCAAGGATTTCTGCGGCACGCTCGTCGAGCTGGAACAGGCCTGA
- the nuoN gene encoding NADH-quinone oxidoreductase subunit NuoN: MTLPALGPALPEIVLALGAIAMVLYGAIQGERSTRTLEIAALALFALALVLVLRGEGKVVTFNGAFIADGFARFMKVLTLIGAAAAIVLSADFLRRDGAMRFEFPILVVLATVGMMMMISANDLIGLYVGLELQSLALYVVAAFDRDNPRSTEAGLKYFVLGALSSGMLLYGSSLVYGFTGTVSYAGIAEAVKGGHPGIGLIIGLVFVAAGVAFKISAVPFHMWTPDVYEGAPTPVAAFFASAPKMAAMAMTVRIFVGAFPGALHDWQQIIVFMAIASMALGAFAAIGQSNIKRLLAYSSIANMGYALVGLAAGSAAGVQGVMTYMAIYLATTLAAFACVLMMNRGGKPVEEIGELAGLSRTNGWMAFAMSMMMFSLAGIPPLAGFWAKWYVFLAAIEAKLYVLAVVGVVTSVVGAYYYLRIVKVIYFDDAKPAFDKGDAGVRAVLLISAVFVLVLSLLPAPLFDSAAAAAKSLF; encoded by the coding sequence ATGACCTTGCCCGCTCTTGGCCCCGCGCTTCCGGAAATCGTGCTGGCGCTCGGCGCCATTGCCATGGTGCTCTACGGGGCAATCCAGGGCGAGCGCTCGACGCGCACGCTCGAGATCGCCGCGCTCGCTCTTTTCGCGCTGGCGCTGGTGCTCGTCCTGCGCGGCGAGGGCAAGGTCGTCACCTTCAACGGCGCCTTCATCGCCGACGGCTTCGCCCGCTTCATGAAGGTGCTGACGCTGATCGGCGCTGCAGCGGCGATCGTGCTCTCGGCCGATTTCCTGCGCCGCGACGGCGCCATGCGCTTCGAGTTCCCGATCCTCGTCGTTCTCGCCACCGTCGGCATGATGATGATGATCTCGGCCAACGACCTGATCGGGCTCTATGTCGGCCTGGAATTGCAATCGCTTGCGCTGTACGTGGTCGCCGCCTTCGACCGCGACAATCCGCGCTCGACCGAGGCCGGCCTGAAGTACTTCGTCCTTGGTGCGCTCTCCTCGGGCATGCTGCTTTACGGTTCGTCGCTGGTCTACGGGTTCACCGGCACGGTGAGCTATGCCGGCATTGCCGAGGCGGTGAAGGGCGGCCATCCCGGCATCGGCCTGATCATCGGCCTCGTCTTCGTCGCCGCCGGCGTCGCCTTCAAGATCTCGGCCGTGCCGTTCCATATGTGGACGCCGGACGTCTATGAAGGCGCCCCGACCCCGGTCGCGGCCTTCTTCGCCTCGGCGCCGAAGATGGCGGCAATGGCGATGACCGTGCGCATCTTCGTCGGCGCCTTCCCGGGCGCGCTGCACGACTGGCAGCAGATCATCGTCTTCATGGCGATCGCCTCGATGGCGCTCGGCGCCTTCGCCGCGATCGGCCAGAGCAACATCAAGCGCCTGCTCGCCTATTCCTCGATCGCCAATATGGGCTACGCGCTCGTCGGCCTCGCCGCCGGCTCAGCCGCAGGCGTCCAGGGCGTGATGACCTATATGGCGATCTATCTCGCCACCACGCTCGCCGCCTTCGCCTGCGTGTTGATGATGAACCGGGGCGGCAAGCCGGTCGAAGAGATAGGCGAGCTCGCCGGCCTGTCCCGCACCAATGGCTGGATGGCGTTTGCGATGTCGATGATGATGTTCTCGCTCGCCGGCATCCCGCCGCTCGCCGGCTTCTGGGCGAAGTGGTACGTCTTCCTCGCCGCGATCGAGGCCAAGCTCTACGTGCTCGCCGTCGTCGGCGTCGTCACCAGCGTCGTCGGCGCCTACTACTACCTGCGCATCGTCAAGGTGATCTATTTCGACGACGCCAAGCCGGCTTTCGACAAGGGCGATGCCGGCGTGCGCGCTGTGCTGCTGATCTCGGCGGTTTTCGTGCTGGTGCTGTCCTTGCTGCCCGCCCCGCTGTTCGACTCTGCCGCGGCGGCGGCGAAATCGCTGTTCTGA
- a CDS encoding biotin--[acetyl-CoA-carboxylase] ligase, producing MLGEAARAVGYRLIVRNEVGSTMEEARRALGEGDPGRLWIVARSQNAGRGRHGRQWGSPPGNLYASLLLVAPCEPALAPQLGFVAGLALHDAVASVTGLAAPTLALKWPNDLLIGGAKTAGLLLEGENRAGRFNVVIGFGVNVTSSPEGTPYPATRLSAHAVEASVERLLAALSDAWHQRFSAWSLPGGFGPTRSAWLERAAYLGETITMRLPEGPVSGRFLGLDASGRLALETEAGRRLIDAGDLYFGSAASSGLPSA from the coding sequence GTGCTCGGCGAAGCGGCGCGCGCCGTCGGCTATCGCCTGATCGTTCGCAACGAGGTCGGCTCCACCATGGAGGAGGCCCGTCGGGCGCTGGGCGAGGGCGATCCGGGACGGCTCTGGATTGTCGCGAGAAGCCAGAATGCCGGTCGTGGCCGGCATGGCCGGCAATGGGGCTCACCGCCCGGCAATCTCTACGCCAGCCTGCTTCTGGTCGCGCCTTGCGAGCCCGCGCTCGCGCCGCAGCTCGGCTTCGTCGCCGGGCTCGCTTTGCACGATGCGGTAGCAAGCGTGACCGGGCTCGCTGCTCCGACGCTCGCCCTGAAATGGCCGAACGACCTGCTGATCGGCGGCGCCAAGACTGCAGGCCTGCTGCTCGAAGGCGAGAACCGGGCAGGGCGCTTCAACGTCGTCATCGGCTTCGGCGTCAACGTCACCTCCTCGCCGGAAGGAACGCCTTACCCCGCGACGCGTCTCTCCGCACACGCTGTCGAAGCAAGCGTCGAGCGCCTGCTGGCAGCCCTATCGGATGCTTGGCACCAGCGCTTCTCGGCCTGGTCGCTGCCGGGTGGCTTCGGTCCGACCCGTTCCGCCTGGCTGGAGCGCGCCGCTTATCTCGGTGAAACGATCACCATGCGATTGCCAGAAGGGCCGGTCTCCGGCCGCTTCCTCGGCCTCGACGCATCTGGGCGGCTCGCACTGGAGACGGAGGCCGGCCGACGCCTGATCGATGCCGGCGATCTCTATTTCGGTAGCGCGGCCAGTTCGGGCCTGCCGTCAGCGTGA
- a CDS encoding ribonuclease J — MTRSSDQLVFVPLGGLGEIGMNAALYGFGPEKKRKWILVDCGLSFAGPEAPGVDIVLPDLTYIIQDKANLLGIVITHAHEDHIGALAALWPSLRVPVWCTRFAAGLLATRRLSEPGAPKVEMNIVAQGGRFTLGPFDIEFVPVAHSIPESNALAIRTAAGLVVHTGDWKIDPTPQVGLPTDEKRLRELGEEGVLALVCDSTNVLRDGISPSEADVAAKLKELVASAPNRVAVTTFASNVARLRAVAEAAMANQREVVVVGRAMDRVIDVARECGFLNGIPAFRGVDTYGYLPRDKVVALVTGSQGEPRAALSRIAADDHPEIALSPGDRVIFSSRTIPGNEKAVSAILNKLARDDIEIITDRTHLVHVSGHPRREEMARLYGWLKPKIAIPAHGEDLHLSEHATFARSLGVKHVLRAGNGDVIAITEDGARKLSEVQHGRLYQDGTLLVGALDRTIPERRKLSFAGVISIAVALDEKGELAGDPEIALVGLPLAAKDGTPFDDIVADAVEDLIEGMPKGKRRDPEAVCNALERGVRSAVNEEWGKKPLVNALVITV, encoded by the coding sequence GTGACCCGTTCCAGCGACCAGCTCGTCTTCGTTCCGCTCGGCGGCCTTGGCGAGATCGGCATGAACGCCGCGCTCTACGGCTTCGGGCCGGAAAAGAAGCGCAAATGGATCCTGGTCGATTGCGGGCTCTCCTTTGCTGGGCCGGAAGCGCCGGGCGTCGATATCGTCCTGCCCGACCTGACCTATATCATCCAGGACAAGGCCAACCTGCTCGGCATCGTCATCACCCATGCCCATGAGGATCATATCGGCGCGCTCGCCGCGCTCTGGCCCTCGCTGCGCGTGCCGGTCTGGTGCACGCGTTTCGCCGCCGGCCTGCTGGCGACGCGCCGCCTGTCCGAGCCGGGCGCGCCCAAGGTCGAGATGAACATCGTCGCCCAGGGCGGACGCTTCACACTCGGGCCCTTCGACATCGAATTCGTGCCTGTGGCGCACTCGATCCCGGAATCGAACGCGCTCGCGATCCGCACCGCAGCCGGCCTCGTCGTCCATACTGGCGACTGGAAGATCGACCCGACGCCGCAGGTCGGCCTGCCGACCGATGAGAAGCGCCTGCGCGAACTCGGCGAGGAGGGCGTGCTGGCGCTGGTCTGCGATTCGACCAACGTCCTGCGCGACGGTATCAGTCCGAGCGAGGCCGACGTCGCCGCCAAGCTCAAGGAGCTGGTCGCTTCCGCCCCCAACCGCGTCGCCGTCACCACCTTCGCCTCGAACGTTGCGCGCCTGCGGGCGGTCGCCGAGGCTGCCATGGCCAATCAGCGCGAAGTGGTCGTCGTCGGTCGTGCCATGGACCGGGTCATCGACGTTGCGCGTGAATGTGGCTTCCTTAACGGCATCCCGGCTTTCCGCGGAGTCGATACCTATGGCTACTTGCCGCGCGACAAGGTGGTCGCACTGGTGACCGGCAGCCAGGGCGAGCCGCGCGCTGCGCTTTCGCGCATCGCCGCCGACGATCATCCCGAGATCGCATTGTCTCCGGGCGACCGGGTGATCTTCTCCTCGCGCACGATCCCCGGCAACGAGAAGGCGGTCAGCGCCATCCTGAACAAGCTCGCGCGCGACGATATCGAGATCATTACCGACCGCACCCATCTCGTACACGTGTCCGGCCATCCCCGCCGCGAGGAGATGGCTCGGCTCTACGGTTGGCTGAAGCCGAAGATCGCGATCCCCGCTCACGGCGAGGACCTGCACCTCAGCGAGCACGCCACCTTCGCCCGCAGCCTCGGCGTCAAGCATGTGCTGCGCGCCGGCAATGGCGACGTGATCGCGATCACCGAAGACGGAGCGCGCAAGCTCTCCGAGGTCCAGCACGGTCGGCTCTACCAGGATGGCACCCTCCTGGTCGGAGCGCTCGACCGCACCATTCCCGAGCGCCGCAAGCTCTCCTTCGCCGGCGTGATCTCGATCGCGGTGGCATTGGATGAGAAGGGCGAGCTCGCCGGCGATCCCGAGATCGCTCTCGTCGGATTGCCGCTCGCCGCCAAGGACGGCACGCCCTTCGACGATATCGTCGCCGACGCGGTCGAGGACCTGATCGAGGGCATGCCCAAGGGGAAGCGCCGCGATCCCGAGGCTGTGTGCAACGCGCTCGAACGCGGCGTCCGGAGCGCCGTCAACGAGGAGTGGGGCAAGAAGCCGCTGGTGAATGCGCTGGTGATCACAGTGTAG
- a CDS encoding DUF1467 family protein: MTIGGGLAVYFVIWWTVLFVTLPFGVRSQAESGDVEKGTDPGAPVMPGLAKKAVATTIIAGIVFCIVWYVWSNLDI, encoded by the coding sequence ATGACGATCGGCGGCGGGCTCGCGGTTTATTTCGTGATCTGGTGGACGGTATTGTTCGTGACGCTGCCTTTCGGCGTCCGCAGCCAGGCGGAGAGCGGTGATGTCGAGAAGGGCACCGATCCCGGCGCACCAGTGATGCCGGGTCTCGCCAAGAAGGCGGTGGCAACGACGATCATCGCCGGCATCGTTTTCTGCATCGTCTGGTATGTCTGGAGCAATCTCGATATCTGA
- the nuoK gene encoding NADH-quinone oxidoreductase subunit NuoK — translation MMIGLGHYLAVGAILFTLGVLGIFINRKNVIVILMSIELILLSVNINFVAFSSFLNDIVGQVFALLVLTVAAAEAAIGLAILVVYFRNRGTIAVEDINMMKG, via the coding sequence GTGATGATCGGGCTCGGACACTATCTCGCGGTCGGCGCGATCCTCTTCACGCTCGGCGTGCTCGGCATCTTCATCAACCGCAAGAACGTCATCGTCATCCTGATGTCGATCGAGCTGATCCTGCTCTCGGTCAACATCAACTTCGTCGCCTTCTCGAGCTTCCTGAACGACATCGTCGGCCAGGTCTTCGCTCTGCTGGTGCTGACCGTTGCTGCCGCCGAGGCTGCGATCGGGCTCGCCATTCTCGTCGTCTACTTCCGCAACCGCGGCACGATCGCGGTGGAAGACATCAACATGATGAAAGGCTGA
- a CDS encoding NADH-quinone oxidoreductase subunit J, with the protein MNAAAAFFYLFSGVTIASALMVISARNPVHSVLFLILAFVNAAGLFLLLGAEFLAMLLIVVYVGAVAVLFLFVVMMLDVDFAELRQGFLQYLPIGGLIGLIFAVELLLVVGAWVIDPQIARAPVAAIPTGVTNTAALGQVLYTKYVYYFQAAGLVLLVAMIGAIVLTLRDRKGIKRQDIPTQNARTKAAAMDVKQVPSRAGVPEEMA; encoded by the coding sequence ATGAATGCCGCAGCGGCTTTCTTCTATCTCTTCTCAGGCGTCACCATCGCCTCGGCGCTGATGGTGATTTCGGCGCGCAACCCGGTCCATTCGGTGTTGTTCCTGATCCTCGCCTTCGTCAACGCGGCGGGCCTGTTCCTGCTGCTCGGGGCCGAGTTCCTGGCGATGCTCCTGATCGTCGTCTATGTCGGCGCCGTCGCCGTGCTCTTCCTCTTCGTGGTGATGATGCTCGACGTCGACTTCGCCGAGCTGCGCCAGGGCTTCCTGCAATACCTGCCGATTGGCGGCCTGATCGGATTGATCTTCGCGGTCGAGTTGCTGCTCGTCGTCGGTGCCTGGGTTATCGATCCGCAGATCGCGCGGGCGCCGGTCGCGGCGATCCCCACTGGCGTCACCAACACGGCGGCGCTGGGGCAGGTACTCTATACCAAGTACGTCTACTACTTCCAGGCGGCCGGGCTCGTGCTGCTCGTCGCGATGATCGGCGCGATCGTGCTGACCCTGCGCGACCGGAAGGGCATCAAGCGCCAGGATATCCCAACCCAGAACGCTCGCACCAAGGCGGCGGCGATGGATGTGAAGCAGGTGCCGTCGCGCGCCGGCGTTCCCGAGGAGATGGCGTGA
- a CDS encoding peptidylprolyl isomerase, protein MLRTTLAALALSASISLAQAQAPAPANLDPQNTLALETKDGRVTIRLRPDLAPKHVEQIKALAKRGFYDGIVFHRVIDGFMAQTGDPKGDGTGGSDLPNIPAEFTPTPFKVGSVGMARSQSPNSANSQFFICFEGCGSLTGQYTLFGEVVSGMDAVRKIKKGSSANNGSVSGPDKIIRMRLLADAK, encoded by the coding sequence ATGCTTCGCACCACGCTCGCCGCTTTGGCGCTTTCCGCTTCCATCAGCCTGGCTCAGGCGCAGGCGCCTGCGCCGGCCAATCTCGACCCACAGAACACCCTGGCGCTCGAGACCAAGGACGGCCGGGTCACCATCCGCCTGCGTCCCGACCTTGCGCCCAAGCATGTCGAGCAGATCAAGGCTCTGGCCAAGCGCGGCTTCTACGATGGCATCGTCTTCCACCGCGTCATCGACGGCTTCATGGCCCAGACCGGCGATCCGAAGGGCGACGGCACTGGTGGCTCCGACCTGCCGAACATCCCGGCCGAGTTCACCCCGACGCCTTTCAAGGTCGGCTCGGTCGGCATGGCGCGCTCGCAGAGCCCGAATTCGGCGAATTCGCAGTTCTTCATCTGCTTTGAAGGCTGCGGCTCCTTGACCGGCCAGTACACCCTGTTCGGCGAGGTGGTCTCCGGCATGGACGCCGTGCGCAAGATCAAGAAGGGCAGCAGCGCCAACAATGGCTCGGTGAGCGGCCCCGACAAGATCATCCGCATGCGCCTGCTGGCGGACGCCAAGTAA
- a CDS encoding RidA family protein has protein sequence MTSEITFFGEPEAGSPRPFSLATRAGGLVFVSGQSAPHDPANGITRGATPAEQVRQALGYIASILTDAGSSLDRVVQMTMLITDPGDYAACNAEYVKHFPNGLPARHTARFGVPTEAKVAFACIALASEGNAS, from the coding sequence ATGACGTCCGAGATCACATTCTTTGGCGAACCGGAGGCAGGCTCGCCGCGCCCCTTCAGCCTCGCTACGCGCGCCGGCGGCCTCGTCTTCGTCTCTGGCCAGTCGGCGCCGCATGATCCTGCGAACGGCATCACCCGCGGCGCGACGCCCGCAGAGCAGGTGAGGCAGGCGTTGGGGTATATCGCCAGCATCTTGACCGACGCCGGCAGCAGCCTCGACCGGGTCGTGCAGATGACGATGCTGATCACCGATCCCGGTGATTACGCAGCCTGCAATGCCGAATATGTGAAGCATTTTCCGAACGGCCTGCCGGCTCGGCATACCGCACGTTTCGGCGTGCCGACCGAGGCCAAGGTCGCATTCGCTTGCATCGCCCTGGCCAGCGAGGGCAACGCGTCATGA
- a CDS encoding peptidylprolyl isomerase, with translation MSLDPENTLVMETTKGRVVIKLRPDLAPNHVERIKLLAREGFYDGIVFHRVIDGFMAQVGCPHGTGTGGSSHPDLAQEFNAEPHVRGVCSMARSQNPNSANSQFFIVFDDARFLDKQYTAWGQVVEGMEIVDKIKRGEPVRDPDSIVSMKVMADA, from the coding sequence ATGTCGCTCGACCCTGAGAACACCCTCGTCATGGAGACCACCAAGGGCCGCGTGGTCATCAAGCTGCGGCCGGATCTCGCCCCCAACCATGTCGAGCGGATCAAGCTCCTTGCCCGCGAGGGCTTCTATGACGGCATCGTCTTCCACCGCGTCATCGATGGATTCATGGCGCAGGTCGGCTGCCCGCATGGCACCGGCACCGGTGGCTCGAGCCATCCGGACCTGGCTCAGGAGTTCAACGCCGAGCCGCATGTCCGCGGCGTCTGCTCGATGGCTCGCTCCCAGAACCCGAACTCGGCCAACAGCCAGTTCTTCATCGTCTTCGACGACGCCCGCTTCCTCGACAAGCAGTACACGGCCTGGGGCCAGGTCGTGGAAGGCATGGAGATCGTCGACAAGATCAAGCGCGGCGAGCCGGTGCGCGATCCCGACTCCATCGTCTCGATGAAGGTGATGGCGGACGCCTGA
- the nuoL gene encoding NADH-quinone oxidoreductase subunit L: MYQAIVFLPLIGFFIAGIFGRLIGARASEIVTTTLLLVSAVLSWIALFQVGFGSGTTRVQVATWLASADLRVDWAFRIDTLTAVMLVVVNTVSSLVHLYSIGYMHEDPSRPRFFAYLSLFTFAMLMLVTADNLVQMFFGWEGVGLASYLLIGFWYQKPSANAAAIKAFVVNRVGDFGFLLGIFLVFVLTGSVALDSIFPQIAGLTERTFRFLGYDWNALTLTCLLLFMGAMGKSAQFMLHTWLPDAMEGPTPVSALIHAATMVTAGVFMVARLSPIFEYAPVALTVVVVIGATTAFFAATVGLVQNDIKRVIAYSTCSQLGYMFVAMGVGAYSAGIFHLFTHAFFKALLFLGAGSVIHAMHHEQDMRNMGGLRKHIPWTAAAMTIGTLALTGVGIPGTVFGFAGFFSKDAIIESAYASIGHGGFASSYAFVLLVVAALMTSFYSWRLYFMTFEGKPRWAGHGHDAHGHDDHAHGAHGHHDDHAHGHDDHGHGHHDHKPHESPLVMLIPLAVLSLGAVAAGFAFKEAFIGHDYEHFWKTALFTGKDNHILHAMHEVPKWVVASPFVAMLIGFALAWYMYMRRPDIPGKLAAANPVLYKFLLNKWYFDEIYDFLFVKPAMWLGRFLWKKGDGLVIDGLGPDGVSARVVDVTNRVVRLQTGYVYHYAFAMLIGVAGLVTWYLMARG, encoded by the coding sequence ATGTATCAAGCGATTGTCTTCCTCCCTCTGATTGGCTTCTTCATCGCCGGCATTTTCGGCCGGCTGATCGGCGCCCGCGCCTCGGAGATCGTCACCACAACGCTGCTGCTGGTTTCGGCGGTGCTGTCCTGGATCGCCCTGTTTCAGGTCGGATTCGGCTCCGGCACCACCCGCGTCCAGGTCGCGACCTGGCTGGCATCGGCGGACCTGCGCGTCGACTGGGCCTTCCGCATCGACACGTTGACCGCGGTGATGCTGGTCGTCGTCAACACCGTCTCCTCGCTCGTGCACCTCTATTCGATCGGGTACATGCACGAGGATCCCTCGCGGCCGCGTTTCTTCGCCTATCTCTCGCTGTTCACCTTCGCCATGCTGATGCTGGTGACGGCCGACAACCTCGTGCAGATGTTCTTCGGCTGGGAAGGTGTCGGTCTCGCCTCCTATCTGCTGATCGGCTTCTGGTACCAGAAGCCCTCGGCCAACGCCGCGGCGATCAAGGCCTTCGTCGTCAACCGCGTCGGCGATTTCGGCTTCCTGCTCGGCATCTTCCTGGTTTTCGTGCTGACCGGATCGGTCGCCCTCGATAGCATCTTCCCGCAGATCGCCGGTCTCACGGAGCGCACCTTCCGCTTCCTTGGCTATGACTGGAACGCGCTGACGCTGACCTGCCTGCTGCTGTTCATGGGCGCCATGGGCAAGTCGGCGCAGTTCATGCTGCACACCTGGCTGCCTGACGCGATGGAGGGCCCGACCCCGGTCTCGGCGCTGATCCACGCCGCGACCATGGTCACCGCCGGCGTCTTCATGGTGGCGCGCCTGTCGCCGATCTTCGAATACGCGCCGGTCGCGCTGACCGTTGTCGTCGTCATCGGCGCCACCACCGCCTTCTTCGCCGCGACCGTCGGCCTGGTGCAGAACGACATCAAGCGCGTCATCGCCTATTCGACCTGCTCGCAGCTCGGCTACATGTTCGTGGCGATGGGGGTCGGTGCCTACTCGGCCGGCATCTTCCATCTGTTCACCCACGCCTTCTTCAAGGCACTATTGTTCTTGGGCGCCGGCTCGGTCATCCACGCGATGCACCACGAGCAGGACATGCGGAACATGGGTGGCCTCAGGAAGCACATCCCGTGGACCGCGGCCGCCATGACGATCGGCACGCTGGCGCTGACCGGCGTCGGCATTCCCGGGACCGTGTTCGGCTTCGCCGGCTTCTTCTCAAAGGACGCGATCATCGAGAGCGCCTATGCCTCGATCGGACATGGTGGCTTTGCCAGCTCCTATGCCTTCGTGCTGCTGGTCGTCGCCGCGCTGATGACGTCGTTCTACTCCTGGCGGCTCTATTTCATGACCTTCGAGGGCAAGCCACGTTGGGCTGGTCACGGTCATGACGCGCACGGCCACGACGATCATGCGCACGGCGCCCATGGTCACCACGACGACCATGCTCATGGCCACGACGATCACGGGCACGGTCATCACGACCACAAGCCGCACGAGAGCCCGCTCGTCATGCTGATCCCGCTCGCCGTGCTCTCGCTCGGTGCGGTTGCTGCCGGCTTTGCCTTCAAGGAGGCCTTCATCGGCCACGACTACGAGCACTTCTGGAAGACGGCGCTGTTCACCGGCAAGGACAATCACATCCTCCACGCCATGCACGAAGTGCCGAAATGGGTCGTCGCCTCGCCCTTCGTCGCGATGCTGATCGGCTTCGCTCTGGCCTGGTACATGTACATGCGTCGGCCGGATATCCCGGGCAAGCTCGCCGCCGCCAACCCGGTGCTCTACAAGTTCCTGCTCAACAAGTGGTATTTCGACGAGATCTACGACTTCCTGTTTGTGAAGCCGGCGATGTGGCTCGGCCGCTTCCTTTGGAAGAAGGGCGACGGCCTCGTCATCGACGGCTTGGGACCGGACGGCGTCTCTGCACGGGTCGTCGACGTGACCAACCGGGTCGTGCGGCTGCAGACCGGTTATGTCTACCACTATGCCTTCGCCATGCTGATCGGCGTCGCCGGTCTGGTGACCTGGTACCTCATGGCCCGTGGGTGA
- a CDS encoding NADH-quinone oxidoreductase subunit M — protein sequence MFGFGILAGLLVLPLVGAAFILTLRGDEDSVNSNARWAAFFFTVGTFVLACVAWYQFDPANPGFQMVETHAWVSDIIKFKLGVDGFSFPFVVLTAFLMPFCILASWTSVEKRVREYMVAFLILEALMIGVFVALDLVLFYLLFEAGLIPMFLIIGIWGGKRRVYASYKFFLYTLLGSVLMLLAIMAMYWNAGTTDIPTLLKHHFPVSMQPWLWLAFFASFAVKMPMWPVHTWLPDAHVEAPTAGSVILAAILLKMGGYGFIRFSIPMFPDASAMFAPLVYALSVIAIVYTSLVALMQEDIKKLIAYSSVAHMGFVTMGLFTLTPQGIQGAMFQMVSHGLVSGALFLCVGVIYDRMHTREIAAYGGLVNRMPLYAVVFMIFTMANVGLPGTAGFVGEFLTLMGAFKANPWVAFIATFGVILSAGYALWLYRRVVFGELVKPELKDITDLNAREIAIFVPLVLLTIWYGIAPGTILDAFAAPTEALIKNYQAAITAAKTAMLAVQ from the coding sequence ATGTTCGGCTTCGGTATCCTCGCTGGTCTCCTGGTTCTGCCGCTGGTCGGCGCCGCCTTCATCCTGACGCTCCGCGGCGATGAGGACTCGGTCAATTCGAACGCCCGCTGGGCGGCGTTCTTCTTCACGGTTGGGACGTTCGTCCTGGCCTGTGTCGCCTGGTATCAGTTCGACCCGGCCAATCCCGGGTTCCAGATGGTCGAGACCCACGCCTGGGTCTCCGACATCATCAAGTTCAAGCTCGGCGTCGACGGCTTCTCCTTCCCATTCGTGGTCCTGACGGCCTTCCTGATGCCGTTTTGCATCCTGGCGTCCTGGACCTCGGTCGAGAAGCGGGTGCGCGAATACATGGTCGCGTTCCTGATCCTCGAGGCGCTGATGATCGGCGTCTTCGTCGCCCTCGACCTCGTGCTGTTCTACCTGCTCTTTGAAGCCGGCCTGATCCCGATGTTCTTGATCATCGGCATCTGGGGTGGCAAGCGCCGGGTCTACGCGTCGTACAAGTTCTTCCTCTACACGCTGCTCGGCTCGGTGCTGATGCTGCTCGCCATCATGGCGATGTACTGGAACGCCGGCACCACCGACATTCCGACGCTGCTCAAGCACCACTTCCCGGTCTCGATGCAGCCCTGGCTCTGGCTCGCCTTCTTCGCCTCCTTCGCGGTGAAGATGCCGATGTGGCCGGTCCACACCTGGCTGCCCGATGCGCACGTCGAGGCCCCGACCGCCGGCTCCGTCATCCTGGCGGCGATCCTCCTGAAGATGGGCGGGTACGGCTTCATCCGCTTCTCGATCCCGATGTTCCCGGACGCCTCGGCGATGTTCGCGCCGCTGGTCTACGCGCTCTCCGTGATCGCCATCGTCTACACCTCGCTGGTGGCGCTGATGCAGGAGGACATCAAGAAGCTGATCGCCTACTCCTCGGTGGCGCATATGGGCTTCGTCACCATGGGCCTGTTCACGCTGACGCCGCAGGGCATCCAGGGCGCGATGTTCCAGATGGTCAGCCACGGGCTGGTCTCAGGCGCGCTCTTCCTCTGTGTCGGCGTGATCTACGACCGCATGCACACCCGCGAGATCGCCGCCTATGGCGGGCTGGTGAACCGCATGCCGCTCTATGCGGTGGTGTTCATGATCTTCACCATGGCCAATGTCGGCCTGCCGGGCACCGCAGGGTTCGTTGGCGAGTTCCTGACGCTGATGGGCGCCTTCAAGGCCAATCCCTGGGTGGCGTTCATCGCGACCTTCGGCGTGATCCTGTCGGCCGGCTATGCGCTCTGGCTCTATCGCCGCGTCGTCTTCGGCGAACTGGTGAAGCCCGAGCTGAAGGACATCACCGATCTCAACGCGCGCGAGATCGCGATCTTCGTGCCACTCGTCCTGCTGACGATCTGGTACGGCATCGCCCCCGGCACGATCCTCGACGCCTTCGCGGCGCCGACCGAAGCCCTCATCAAGAACTATCAGGCCGCCATCACCGCCGCGAAAACGGCGATGCTGGCTGTCCAGTAA